From Camelina sativa cultivar DH55 chromosome 7, Cs, whole genome shotgun sequence, one genomic window encodes:
- the LOC104701362 gene encoding uncharacterized protein LOC104701362 isoform X3 codes for METHQQQLPPAVETPLLHDSNRDQPPPETDGGGGGEGVNDDLDITLEWLETFLTLLGFNQSSPRSLVLSWIVFLSIGLVLPVTVLELGHCLGCERYQYKSFELNIVVSQALLAGVSLLCVSHNLRKHGIRKFLFVDQLSGRMGRLKAQYIQQISNSVRLLAFWSLPCFVLKAVREIIRMYYVPHDQPWLSVAILFCMILSWTYLSTIFLAASAVFHLVCNLQVIHFEDYAKLLEGESEISLFIYEHMRLRHYLSKISHRFRIFLLLQFLVVTASQFTTLFQTTAYSGRITYINGGDFAVSAVVQTVGIILCLHAATKISHRAQAIASVASRWHAMMSCSSTDSTQIRTSPSGVHLEATTNPPLSFPISRSESDVESMDHYMRMPAPNHFPSYMSMSSYHKRQAFDESRWDNYIWVDSRQAFDKHNILH; via the exons ATGGAGACTCACCAACAACAACTACCACCTGCCGTTGAAACGCCCTTGTTGCACGATTCAAATCGGGATCAACCTCCGCCGGAGACcgacggcggaggaggaggagagggTGTTAATGACGACCTAGATATAACGCTGGAATGGTTAGAGACGTTTCTGACGCTGCTTGGGTTTAATCAGTCCTCTCCTCGGAGCCTTGTTTTGTCTTGGATCGTGTTTTTATCGATTGGTTTGGTGCTTCCGGTTACAGTGTTGGAGCTTGGTCATTGTTTAGGCTGTGAGAGGTATCAGTACAAGAGTTTCGAGCTCAACATCGTTGTTTCACAGGCCTTGTTGGCTGGAGTCTCTCTGCTTTGTGTTTCTCATAACTTGAGAAAACATGGGATTAGGAAGTTTTTGTTCGTTGATCAACTCAGTGGTCGTATGGGTCGTCTCAAGGCTCAATACATTCAGCAAATCTCG AACTCTGTGAGGTTGCTTGCATTTTGGTCGCTACCATGTTTTGTGTTGAAAGCTGTTCGTGAGATCATACGGATGTATTACGTGCCTCATGACCAGCCTTGGCTATCTGTTGCGATTCTGTTTTGTATGATCTTGTCATGGACTTATTTAAGCACTATATTTCTAGCTGCTAGTGCCGTGTTTCATTTGGTATGCAACTTGCAAGTCATTCACTTTGAAGACTATGCAAAGCTCTTAGAAGGGGAGTCTGAAATCTCCCTTTTCATCTACGAGCATATGCGTTTGCGTCATTATCTTTCCAAAATAAGCCATAGGTTCCGCATCTTTCTGCTTCTACAGTTTCTTGTCGTCACAGCTAGCCAGTTTACTACACTTTTCCAGACCACTGCGTATAGCGGGCGTATCACGTATATCAACGGTGGTGATTTCGCG GTCTCGGCTGTAGTCCAAACCGTTGGAATAATTTTGTGTCTGCACGCAGCAACAAAAATTTCTCACAGAGCTCAAGCAATAGCATCAGTTGCAAGTAGATGGCATGCCATGATGTCTTGTTCGTCTACAGATTCAACTCAGATAAGGACTTCTCCTAGTGGAGTTCACTTGGAGGCCACCACGAATCCACCGCTCTCCTTTCCAATATCCCGTTCAGAAAGTGATGTGGAATCAATGGATCACTATATGAGGATGCCTGCTCCTAACCACTTTCCTTCTTACATGTCCATGTCCTCCTACCACAAAAGACAAGCTTTCG ATGAATCCAGGTGGGATAACTATATTTGGGTGGACAGTAGACAGGCATTTGATAAACACAATATTCTTCATTGA
- the LOC104701362 gene encoding uncharacterized protein LOC104701362 isoform X2, translated as METHQQQLPPAVETPLLHDSNRDQPPPETDGGGGGEGVNDDLDITLEWLETFLTLLGFNQSSPRSLVLSWIVFLSIGLVLPVTVLELGHCLGCERYQYKSFELNIVVSQALLAGVSLLCVSHNLRKHGIRKFLFVDQLSGRMGRLKAQYIQQISNSVRLLAFWSLPCFVLKAVREIIRMYYVPHDQPWLSVAILFCMILSWTYLSTIFLAASAVFHLVCNLQVIHFEDYAKLLEGESEISLFIYEHMRLRHYLSKISHRFRIFLLLQFLVVTASQFTTLFQTTAYSGRITYINGGDFAVSAVVQTVGIILCLHAATKISHRAQAIASVASRWHAMMSCSSTDSTQIRTSPSGVHLEATTNPPLSFPISRSESDVESMDHYMRMPAPNHFPSYMSMSSYHKRQAFVLYLQMNPGGITIFGWTVDRHLINTIFFIELSLVTFVLGKTVVFGTE; from the exons ATGGAGACTCACCAACAACAACTACCACCTGCCGTTGAAACGCCCTTGTTGCACGATTCAAATCGGGATCAACCTCCGCCGGAGACcgacggcggaggaggaggagagggTGTTAATGACGACCTAGATATAACGCTGGAATGGTTAGAGACGTTTCTGACGCTGCTTGGGTTTAATCAGTCCTCTCCTCGGAGCCTTGTTTTGTCTTGGATCGTGTTTTTATCGATTGGTTTGGTGCTTCCGGTTACAGTGTTGGAGCTTGGTCATTGTTTAGGCTGTGAGAGGTATCAGTACAAGAGTTTCGAGCTCAACATCGTTGTTTCACAGGCCTTGTTGGCTGGAGTCTCTCTGCTTTGTGTTTCTCATAACTTGAGAAAACATGGGATTAGGAAGTTTTTGTTCGTTGATCAACTCAGTGGTCGTATGGGTCGTCTCAAGGCTCAATACATTCAGCAAATCTCG AACTCTGTGAGGTTGCTTGCATTTTGGTCGCTACCATGTTTTGTGTTGAAAGCTGTTCGTGAGATCATACGGATGTATTACGTGCCTCATGACCAGCCTTGGCTATCTGTTGCGATTCTGTTTTGTATGATCTTGTCATGGACTTATTTAAGCACTATATTTCTAGCTGCTAGTGCCGTGTTTCATTTGGTATGCAACTTGCAAGTCATTCACTTTGAAGACTATGCAAAGCTCTTAGAAGGGGAGTCTGAAATCTCCCTTTTCATCTACGAGCATATGCGTTTGCGTCATTATCTTTCCAAAATAAGCCATAGGTTCCGCATCTTTCTGCTTCTACAGTTTCTTGTCGTCACAGCTAGCCAGTTTACTACACTTTTCCAGACCACTGCGTATAGCGGGCGTATCACGTATATCAACGGTGGTGATTTCGCG GTCTCGGCTGTAGTCCAAACCGTTGGAATAATTTTGTGTCTGCACGCAGCAACAAAAATTTCTCACAGAGCTCAAGCAATAGCATCAGTTGCAAGTAG ATGGCATGCCATGATGTCTTGTTCGTCTACAGATTCAACTCAGATAAGGACTTCTCCTAGTGGAGTTCACTTGGAGGCCACCACGAATCCACCGCTCTCCTTTCCAATATCCCGTTCAGAAAGTGATGTGGAATCAATGGATCACTATATGAGGATGCCTGCTCCTAACCACTTTCCTTCTTACATGTCCATGTCCTCCTACCACAAAAGACAAGCTTTCG TGTTGTATTTGCAGATGAATCCAGGTGGGATAACTATATTTGGGTGGACAGTAGACAGGCATTTGATAAACACAATATTCTTCATTGAGCTTTCTCTGGTTACCTTTGTTCTTGGTAAAACTGTAGTTTTCGGTACCGAATGA
- the LOC104701362 gene encoding uncharacterized protein LOC104701362 isoform X1 translates to METHQQQLPPAVETPLLHDSNRDQPPPETDGGGGGEGVNDDLDITLEWLETFLTLLGFNQSSPRSLVLSWIVFLSIGLVLPVTVLELGHCLGCERYQYKSFELNIVVSQALLAGVSLLCVSHNLRKHGIRKFLFVDQLSGRMGRLKAQYIQQISNSVRLLAFWSLPCFVLKAVREIIRMYYVPHDQPWLSVAILFCMILSWTYLSTIFLAASAVFHLVCNLQVIHFEDYAKLLEGESEISLFIYEHMRLRHYLSKISHRFRIFLLLQFLVVTASQFTTLFQTTAYSGRITYINGGDFAVSAVVQTVGIILCLHAATKISHRAQAIASVASRWHAMMSCSSTDSTQIRTSPSGVHLEATTNPPLSFPISRSESDVESMDHYMRMPAPNHFPSYMSMSSYHKRQAFVLYLQMNPGGITIFGWTVDRHLINTIFFIELSLVTFVLGKTVVFGTE, encoded by the exons ATGGAGACTCACCAACAACAACTACCACCTGCCGTTGAAACGCCCTTGTTGCACGATTCAAATCGGGATCAACCTCCGCCGGAGACcgacggcggaggaggaggagagggTGTTAATGACGACCTAGATATAACGCTGGAATGGTTAGAGACGTTTCTGACGCTGCTTGGGTTTAATCAGTCCTCTCCTCGGAGCCTTGTTTTGTCTTGGATCGTGTTTTTATCGATTGGTTTGGTGCTTCCGGTTACAGTGTTGGAGCTTGGTCATTGTTTAGGCTGTGAGAGGTATCAGTACAAGAGTTTCGAGCTCAACATCGTTGTTTCACAGGCCTTGTTGGCTGGAGTCTCTCTGCTTTGTGTTTCTCATAACTTGAGAAAACATGGGATTAGGAAGTTTTTGTTCGTTGATCAACTCAGTGGTCGTATGGGTCGTCTCAAGGCTCAATACATTCAGCAAATCTCG AACTCTGTGAGGTTGCTTGCATTTTGGTCGCTACCATGTTTTGTGTTGAAAGCTGTTCGTGAGATCATACGGATGTATTACGTGCCTCATGACCAGCCTTGGCTATCTGTTGCGATTCTGTTTTGTATGATCTTGTCATGGACTTATTTAAGCACTATATTTCTAGCTGCTAGTGCCGTGTTTCATTTGGTATGCAACTTGCAAGTCATTCACTTTGAAGACTATGCAAAGCTCTTAGAAGGGGAGTCTGAAATCTCCCTTTTCATCTACGAGCATATGCGTTTGCGTCATTATCTTTCCAAAATAAGCCATAGGTTCCGCATCTTTCTGCTTCTACAGTTTCTTGTCGTCACAGCTAGCCAGTTTACTACACTTTTCCAGACCACTGCGTATAGCGGGCGTATCACGTATATCAACGGTGGTGATTTCGCG GTCTCGGCTGTAGTCCAAACCGTTGGAATAATTTTGTGTCTGCACGCAGCAACAAAAATTTCTCACAGAGCTCAAGCAATAGCATCAGTTGCAAGTAGATGGCATGCCATGATGTCTTGTTCGTCTACAGATTCAACTCAGATAAGGACTTCTCCTAGTGGAGTTCACTTGGAGGCCACCACGAATCCACCGCTCTCCTTTCCAATATCCCGTTCAGAAAGTGATGTGGAATCAATGGATCACTATATGAGGATGCCTGCTCCTAACCACTTTCCTTCTTACATGTCCATGTCCTCCTACCACAAAAGACAAGCTTTCG TGTTGTATTTGCAGATGAATCCAGGTGGGATAACTATATTTGGGTGGACAGTAGACAGGCATTTGATAAACACAATATTCTTCATTGAGCTTTCTCTGGTTACCTTTGTTCTTGGTAAAACTGTAGTTTTCGGTACCGAATGA